The genomic interval CGGCATGCTTAGTCCCGCACTCGACCCCTTCTCACAATCAACGCTGTCCAATGCCTTTGCACCTCGCCAGAGGGCAGCACGGAGGGGGAAGGGCTTGCGTGTCGGATTACTCAGTCCATCCTCCAGCCGGAATCTGGGCGACACTGCTATCCAAATGACCGTCATTCAGAATCTTCGCGCGCGTATGCCGGGGATTGAGATCATCGGTATCTACCCTGACCCGCATGATACCGTGCGCTCCTTGGGCATCGGTGGCTTCCCTCTCGACGGTTGCGGACCTGCCGCGAATCCGGTAGGTCCGAATGCAGTCCCTCAGATTGGGGGGGAAGTGGACCATGGAGGTGAGATGGGGCGGAGGCGATGGCGTGCCCTCAAACGCATCGCTACCTTCGTTGGTTCGCTGGATCTTCTACTGGTGTCCGGGGGCGGGCAACTTGATGATTTCTGGGGTGGTCCCTGGGGTCACCCGTTTAGGATATTCAAATGGCTCGCCTTGGCACGGCTCCATGGAGCGAGGATCGCCTTCATGGGAGTTGGGTTGGATCGCCTTGCGAACAGACTCAGTCGATTCTTTGTTCTATCCGCTTTGCGCCTGGCGCATTACCGGGCGTTTCGCGATGGAGGAACCCTTGCCGCACTGAGGGCATTGGGCCTTCATGCGCCGAGCCATCTTTGCCCCGACCTGGCGTTCGGTCTTCAGTTTGATGTTTCGCAAAACATGCCTCAGCCGGAAACCGAAGCCTTCATTGCGGTAAATCCCATCTCGGTAAAGACTTGGGC from Terriglobales bacterium carries:
- a CDS encoding polysaccharide pyruvyl transferase family protein, with the translated sequence MRVGLLSPSSSRNLGDTAIQMTVIQNLRARMPGIEIIGIYPDPHDTVRSLGIGGFPLDGCGPAANPVGPNAVPQIGGEVDHGGEMGRRRWRALKRIATFVGSLDLLLVSGGGQLDDFWGGPWGHPFRIFKWLALARLHGARIAFMGVGLDRLANRLSRFFVLSALRLAHYRAFRDGGTLAALRALGLHAPSHLCPDLAFGLQFDVSQNMPQPETEAFIAVNPISVKTWANDDTDDRHKLYLQHLAAACDWIAGRGLRVHIVCSQSAMDRPFAVRLQELIQRRFSSRIKLCDAPRVGDFLAQVRGANIVIASRLHGAILSLVAGVPVVAISPIRKVTQLMEDVGLADYTVELQNFTSADLIERIRSALDQRPGLQRQVTERVQTFCTTLARTYDDVLALV